From a region of the Haloferax volcanii DS2 genome:
- a CDS encoding sugar phosphate nucleotidyltransferase, with amino-acid sequence MKAVVLAGGYATRLWPITKHRPKMFLPVGDQTVIDTIFEDLEADDRVSEVFVSTNERFAGAFEEYIDESPFDKPTLSVEDTSEEDEKFGVVGALAQLIDREEVDEDLVVIAGDNLISFDVGDFVDFFYEKNEPCLAAYDVGDKERAKAYGLVELDGDRVINFQEKPEDPKSTLVSIACYAIPADDLPKFDEYLSGDNNPDEPGWFMQWLQQTGDLFAYTFDEAWFDIGTPQSYLDAVGWYLDGENFVHESATLTNTEVGTNVHVMADAVVEDSVLEESVVFPGAVIRNAELKNSIVDEETHIESLDLSNALIGAHSRLTNGQ; translated from the coding sequence ATGAAGGCAGTCGTCCTTGCCGGTGGGTACGCGACGCGTCTGTGGCCGATTACCAAACACCGACCCAAGATGTTCTTACCCGTCGGTGACCAGACGGTCATCGACACCATCTTCGAAGACCTGGAGGCCGACGACCGGGTCTCGGAGGTGTTCGTGAGCACGAACGAGCGTTTCGCCGGCGCGTTCGAGGAGTACATCGACGAGTCGCCGTTCGACAAGCCGACGCTGTCGGTCGAAGACACGAGCGAGGAAGACGAGAAGTTCGGCGTCGTCGGCGCGCTCGCCCAACTCATCGACCGCGAGGAGGTCGACGAGGACCTCGTCGTCATCGCGGGCGACAACCTCATCAGCTTCGACGTGGGCGACTTCGTGGACTTCTTCTACGAGAAAAACGAGCCGTGTCTCGCCGCCTACGACGTGGGTGACAAAGAGCGCGCGAAGGCGTACGGCCTCGTCGAACTCGACGGCGACCGCGTCATCAACTTCCAGGAGAAGCCCGAGGACCCCAAGAGCACGCTCGTCTCCATCGCCTGCTACGCCATCCCGGCGGACGACCTGCCCAAGTTCGACGAGTATCTCTCCGGCGACAACAACCCCGACGAGCCCGGCTGGTTCATGCAGTGGCTCCAACAGACGGGCGACCTGTTCGCCTACACGTTCGACGAGGCGTGGTTCGACATCGGAACGCCCCAGAGCTACCTCGACGCCGTGGGGTGGTATCTCGACGGCGAGAACTTCGTCCACGAGTCGGCGACGCTCACGAACACCGAGGTCGGCACCAACGTCCACGTCATGGCCGACGCGGTGGTCGAAGACTCCGTCCTCGAAGAGTCCGTGGTGTTCCCCGGCGCGGTCATCCGAAACGCGGAGCTCAAGAACTCCATCGTCGACGAGGAGACGCACATCGAGAGCCTCGACCTCTCGAACGCCCTCATCGGGGCGCACTCGCGGTTGACGAACGGGCAGTAA
- a CDS encoding diphthine--ammonia ligase — translation MTSEWVSLFSGGKDSSWALYRALEEGLNVTRLLTVHPSDDSYMYHVPATDLAALAAESTGIELVEVHPGDLEATAAADSGAQGDAELEPLEAALSDLQAEMDLAGVTAGAIESEFQTDRIQAMCDRLDIDLFAPLWQENPRELGDAMLEAGFEITIIQVAAHGLDESWLGRTLDADTLDELAALNDRYGVHILGEGGEFETLVTDGPHMDRPIELEYETEWEGTHGRLRITDAFLGEESG, via the coding sequence ATGACATCCGAGTGGGTCAGTCTCTTTTCCGGCGGCAAGGACTCCTCGTGGGCGCTCTACCGCGCGCTCGAAGAGGGGTTGAACGTCACCCGCCTCCTGACCGTCCACCCCAGCGACGACTCGTACATGTACCACGTGCCGGCGACCGACCTCGCCGCGCTCGCCGCCGAGAGCACCGGCATCGAACTCGTCGAAGTCCATCCCGGCGACCTCGAAGCGACCGCCGCCGCCGACTCCGGCGCGCAGGGCGACGCCGAACTCGAACCCCTCGAAGCGGCGCTGTCGGACCTCCAAGCCGAGATGGACCTCGCGGGCGTCACCGCCGGAGCCATCGAAAGCGAGTTCCAGACCGACCGGATTCAGGCGATGTGCGACCGCCTCGACATCGACCTGTTCGCCCCGCTGTGGCAGGAAAACCCCCGCGAACTCGGCGACGCCATGCTCGAGGCGGGCTTCGAAATCACCATCATCCAGGTCGCGGCTCACGGCCTCGACGAGTCGTGGCTCGGCCGGACGCTCGACGCCGACACGCTCGACGAACTGGCGGCGCTCAACGACCGGTACGGCGTCCACATCCTCGGCGAAGGCGGCGAGTTCGAGACGCTCGTCACCGACGGGCCGCACATGGACCGCCCCATCGAACTGGAGTACGAGACGGAGTGGGAGGGGACCCACGGCCGCCTCCGCATCACCGACGCGTTCCTCGGGGAAGAATCAGGATAA